Proteins co-encoded in one Azotosporobacter soli genomic window:
- a CDS encoding nucleotidyltransferase domain-containing protein, with protein MQQMIQQKLDEIEQTHRVKILFAIESGSRAWGFPSKDSDYDVRFVYLQRPQDYLSIEKKRDVIEYPVTDLLDVNGWDLRKALGLLRKYNPSLMEWLDSPIVYREQPTIRQELREIRSAFFGRRTALHHYLSMAASNYRDYLKGETVKAKKYFYVLRPILACLWLQRETSQPPLEFQTLLATQLADRPDLTAQIEALLERKIAGGELDLEARLDDLNQFIETSLRELTDYARQMPSDPVCELERLNELFRAQLKTIWGFR; from the coding sequence ATGCAACAAATGATACAACAGAAACTGGATGAAATCGAACAAACGCATCGCGTCAAAATCCTGTTCGCGATCGAATCCGGCAGCCGGGCCTGGGGATTTCCCTCCAAGGACAGCGACTATGACGTGCGCTTTGTTTACCTGCAACGCCCCCAGGACTATCTGTCGATCGAAAAGAAGCGCGACGTCATCGAATACCCGGTAACCGACCTGCTCGACGTCAACGGCTGGGACTTACGCAAAGCGCTCGGCTTGCTGCGCAAATACAATCCGTCGCTGATGGAATGGCTCGACTCGCCCATCGTCTATCGCGAACAGCCAACGATCCGTCAGGAACTGCGCGAAATCCGCAGCGCCTTCTTCGGGCGGCGAACCGCGCTGCACCATTACCTGAGCATGGCGGCAAGCAACTATCGCGACTACCTCAAGGGCGAAACCGTGAAGGCGAAAAAATACTTCTACGTATTGCGCCCGATTCTCGCCTGTCTCTGGCTGCAACGCGAAACCAGCCAGCCGCCGCTGGAGTTCCAAACGCTGTTGGCAACGCAGCTTGCCGATCGTCCGGATCTGACTGCGCAGATCGAAGCACTGCTGGAGCGCAAAATCGCTGGTGGGGAACTAGACCTCGAAGCGCGGCTCGACGACTTGAATCAATTCATCGAAACGTCGCTGCGCGAACTGACGGATTACGCACGCCAAATGCCGTCGGACCCGGTATGCGAGCTGGAGAGGTTGAATGAGCTTTTTCGCGCGCAACTTAAAACGATTTGGGGATTTCGTTGA
- a CDS encoding N-6 DNA methylase, giving the protein MNNAEIVAKLWNLCNVLRDDGITYHQYVSELTYILFLKMAKETETEESIPADYRWDKLAAKEGVELKAFYRRLLLDLGEHSQGRIRQIYAGANSNIDEPKNLEKIIKSIDALDWYSAKEEGLGNLYEGLLEKNANEKKSGAGQYFTPRPLINVMVQLLDPQPGERCNDPACGTFGFMIAADQHIKNRTDKLFDLPEAAQEFQRKQAFSGVELVHDTHRLALMNAMLHDIDGDILLGDTLSSLGAKCKDYDVVLTNPPFGTKQGGERATRDDLVYLTSNKQLNFLQHIYRSLKRSGQARAAVVLPDNVLFQDNDGQNIRADLMDKCDLHTILRLPTGIFYAQGVKTNVLFFTRGKTEKDNTKEVWFYDLRTNMQNFGKTNPLSEAHFADFITAYTAADRGAVQDERWNKFTRDEIAAKANSLDLGLIRDASIVDYEDLQDPISSGEEIADQLEEAIDLIRSVVKELKHLGGGR; this is encoded by the coding sequence ATGAACAATGCGGAAATCGTCGCCAAACTCTGGAATCTGTGCAATGTGTTGCGCGATGACGGAATCACCTATCATCAATACGTCAGCGAGCTGACTTATATCTTGTTTTTGAAAATGGCCAAGGAGACTGAAACCGAAGAATCGATTCCGGCCGACTATCGTTGGGACAAGCTGGCGGCCAAAGAAGGCGTCGAACTGAAAGCGTTCTATCGCCGCCTGCTGCTCGACCTGGGCGAGCACAGCCAGGGGAGGATTCGGCAAATTTATGCCGGTGCAAATTCCAACATTGATGAGCCGAAAAATCTGGAAAAGATCATCAAATCGATCGACGCGCTCGATTGGTACAGCGCCAAGGAAGAAGGCCTAGGCAACCTTTACGAAGGATTGCTGGAGAAAAACGCTAACGAGAAAAAATCCGGTGCCGGGCAATATTTCACGCCGCGGCCGCTGATCAATGTGATGGTCCAGCTGCTCGATCCGCAGCCGGGCGAGCGCTGCAACGACCCGGCTTGCGGCACGTTCGGCTTCATGATTGCCGCCGATCAGCACATAAAAAACCGCACCGACAAGCTGTTCGACCTGCCGGAGGCGGCGCAGGAGTTTCAACGCAAGCAAGCGTTCAGCGGCGTCGAGCTAGTCCACGACACGCACCGTCTGGCGCTGATGAATGCAATGCTGCACGACATCGACGGCGACATTTTGCTCGGCGATACGCTGTCCAGCCTCGGCGCAAAGTGCAAGGATTATGACGTGGTGCTGACCAATCCGCCGTTCGGCACCAAGCAGGGCGGCGAGCGGGCGACGCGCGACGACCTTGTCTATCTGACGTCCAACAAGCAGCTGAACTTCTTGCAGCACATTTACCGTTCGCTGAAACGAAGCGGCCAGGCCCGAGCCGCGGTCGTCTTGCCGGACAACGTGCTGTTCCAGGACAACGACGGCCAAAACATCCGCGCCGACCTGATGGACAAGTGCGACCTGCACACGATCCTCCGATTGCCGACCGGCATCTTTTACGCGCAGGGAGTCAAGACCAACGTCCTGTTCTTCACCCGCGGCAAGACCGAGAAGGACAACACGAAAGAAGTCTGGTTCTACGACCTGCGGACCAACATGCAAAACTTCGGCAAGACCAATCCGCTGAGCGAAGCGCATTTTGCAGACTTCATCACCGCTTATACCGCCGCCGACCGCGGCGCAGTGCAGGACGAACGCTGGAATAAATTTACGCGTGACGAAATCGCCGCCAAGGCCAACAGTCTCGACCTCGGCCTGATCCGCGACGCCAGCATCGTCGACTACGAAGACCTGCAAGATCCGATCAGTAGCGGCGAAGAAATCGCCGACCAGCTGGAAGAAGCGATCGATCTGATCCGCAGCGTCGTCAAGGAACTGAAACATTTGGGCGGTGGCCGGTAA
- the hsdR gene encoding type I restriction-modification system endonuclease, with the protein MSKGNFEFLKEQWPILAQLGALAEKNIKEDSNTTLIKLGMFAETLVKYMFAYDNLEEPSDGRLASRIMILKRNDLITGDICDVFYALRTKRNVAAHEVYTSETDARRLTKLAYKLAVWFMQTYGDWKFEPQAYVEPTLQSAADKIAQLENEKNELTKAYEDENKKLKETLDLLKVQATAETSKQRKEKSKYAAKFFHLDETETRKIIDEKLRVAGWEVDTDTLRYSNGTRPVKNKNMAIAEWPTDSRKGNHGRADYALFVGLKLVGIVEAKRAIRDVAADLGQSKDYARFIKKEHLQYVCGKWDDGYVPFLFSTNGRDYLKQLETKSGIWFLDARQVTNHAKALQGWYTPEGLAKLLEFDEQEANARLKREDTDYLSSKTGLALREYQIKAIEAIEAAIEDGRRSVLIAMATGTGKTRTIVGILYRLLKAKRFKRILFLVDRKALGNQAEDTFKEVVIEGLEKFYDIYDIKGIEDIKPEPETKIHISTVQGMVRRVLCSEELADAPKVDDYDCIVIDEAHRGYILDKEMGEVELEVRDQSDYVSKYTQVIEYFDALKIALTATPALHTKALFGEPVYKYSYREAVIDGYLVDHEPPHQLTTQLKDDGIKFAKGESVDTYDMASGTVVTIDDLPDELNFDIESFNKRVINENFNRVVLAEIAQDIDPEGDAKTLIFAATDAHADMIVALLKEIYGDMGLDVCDDAIQKITGSLKDPLLAIKQFKNEQYPNIAVTVDLLSTGIDVPKICNLVFLRRVKSRILYEQMLGRATRLCGEIGKTHFTIYDAVGLYEVLEDASNMKPVVKNVSVDFATLVDELTSYSTPEQKQAALEQIIAKLQRKKRQLDDAQLAQFRHLAGGQTPDELIQHIKLGSLDSVIRELGERVQLIDFLDRKAGGSNGIVISTHADVLTGHGRGYGVRETRPEDYIESFSRYIKENLNKIPALEIVCTRPKELTRQALKELKIELDLQGYNEMNLNTAWRSLKNEDIAADIISFIRQQALGRALLNHEQRVKNAVGKVKQLRPWTKIQLGWLERIEKQLLLESVIDKHIFNAGAFKSQGGFAKIDKIFAGQLDQVIDEINEHLYEVG; encoded by the coding sequence ATGAGTAAGGGCAACTTTGAGTTTTTAAAAGAGCAATGGCCAATACTAGCGCAGCTAGGGGCTTTAGCTGAAAAAAATATAAAAGAAGACTCTAACACCACACTGATTAAGTTGGGGATGTTTGCCGAGACTTTGGTCAAGTATATGTTTGCGTATGACAATTTAGAAGAACCATCTGATGGGCGGTTAGCCAGTAGGATTATGATATTAAAACGAAATGATCTTATAACGGGAGATATCTGCGACGTATTCTATGCGCTGCGTACGAAGCGTAATGTAGCGGCTCATGAAGTGTACACATCAGAGACGGATGCACGGCGGTTAACAAAATTGGCATATAAACTAGCGGTTTGGTTTATGCAGACATATGGGGATTGGAAATTCGAGCCGCAAGCCTATGTCGAACCTACATTGCAATCTGCTGCGGACAAAATTGCGCAACTGGAAAATGAAAAAAATGAACTGACGAAAGCCTATGAAGATGAAAATAAAAAACTGAAAGAAACATTGGACTTATTGAAGGTGCAGGCGACTGCGGAAACTAGCAAACAGCGAAAGGAAAAATCAAAATACGCGGCAAAGTTTTTTCATCTTGACGAAACCGAGACGCGGAAAATCATCGACGAAAAATTGCGCGTAGCTGGTTGGGAAGTCGATACGGATACGTTGCGTTACTCGAACGGCACTCGCCCGGTGAAAAATAAAAACATGGCGATTGCCGAGTGGCCGACTGATTCGCGTAAGGGAAATCATGGCCGCGCCGACTATGCGCTGTTCGTCGGGTTGAAGCTGGTCGGGATTGTCGAAGCGAAGCGTGCCATCAGGGATGTCGCGGCTGACCTGGGACAGAGCAAGGATTATGCGCGTTTTATCAAAAAAGAACACCTGCAATATGTCTGCGGAAAATGGGACGATGGCTATGTACCTTTCTTGTTTTCCACTAATGGTCGCGACTATTTAAAACAGCTTGAGACCAAATCGGGCATATGGTTTCTTGATGCCAGGCAGGTGACGAATCATGCCAAAGCGCTGCAAGGCTGGTACACGCCGGAAGGGCTAGCGAAGCTGCTCGAGTTTGATGAGCAGGAAGCCAATGCACGGTTAAAACGGGAAGACACCGACTACTTAAGCAGCAAGACCGGTCTCGCGCTGCGCGAATACCAGATCAAGGCGATCGAAGCGATCGAAGCGGCGATCGAAGACGGCCGGCGCAGCGTCTTAATCGCGATGGCGACCGGCACCGGCAAGACGCGGACCATCGTCGGCATCCTGTACCGCTTGCTGAAAGCCAAACGCTTCAAACGCATCCTGTTCCTCGTCGATCGCAAAGCCTTGGGCAACCAAGCAGAAGACACGTTTAAGGAAGTCGTCATCGAGGGTTTGGAAAAGTTTTATGACATTTATGACATCAAAGGAATTGAAGATATCAAGCCGGAACCGGAAACGAAGATTCATATTTCCACCGTGCAGGGGATGGTGCGTCGGGTGCTGTGCAGCGAGGAACTGGCCGACGCTCCGAAGGTCGACGATTATGACTGCATCGTGATCGACGAGGCGCATCGCGGCTATATCTTGGACAAGGAAATGGGCGAAGTCGAGTTGGAAGTCCGCGACCAGAGCGACTATGTCAGCAAATACACCCAGGTCATCGAATATTTTGACGCGCTGAAAATTGCGCTGACTGCGACGCCGGCGCTACATACCAAAGCGCTGTTCGGCGAGCCGGTCTATAAATACAGCTATCGCGAAGCGGTAATCGACGGCTATCTGGTGGACCATGAACCGCCGCACCAACTGACGACGCAGTTGAAGGACGACGGCATCAAATTTGCCAAGGGCGAATCGGTGGATACCTATGACATGGCCAGCGGCACGGTCGTTACGATTGACGACCTGCCGGACGAACTGAACTTTGACATTGAAAGCTTCAATAAACGGGTGATCAACGAAAACTTCAACCGCGTCGTGCTGGCGGAAATCGCGCAAGACATCGACCCGGAAGGCGACGCCAAGACGCTGATTTTTGCTGCCACTGATGCCCATGCCGACATGATCGTCGCGCTGTTGAAGGAAATTTACGGTGATATGGGCCTTGATGTCTGCGATGACGCGATCCAAAAGATCACCGGTTCGCTGAAAGATCCGCTGCTGGCGATCAAACAGTTTAAAAACGAGCAATACCCGAATATTGCGGTCACGGTCGATCTGCTGTCCACCGGGATCGACGTGCCGAAAATTTGCAACCTGGTCTTCTTGCGCCGCGTCAAATCGCGGATTCTGTATGAGCAAATGCTCGGCCGGGCGACGCGTCTGTGCGGCGAGATTGGCAAGACGCATTTTACGATTTATGATGCGGTCGGATTGTACGAAGTGCTCGAAGACGCCAGCAACATGAAGCCGGTGGTGAAAAACGTCAGCGTCGACTTTGCCACGCTGGTCGATGAGCTGACTAGCTATTCGACGCCGGAACAAAAACAGGCGGCGCTTGAGCAAATTATTGCCAAGCTGCAACGCAAGAAGCGCCAGCTTGACGACGCACAGCTGGCGCAGTTCCGCCATCTGGCGGGCGGCCAGACGCCGGACGAATTAATCCAGCATATTAAGCTCGGCAGCCTGGACAGTGTGATCCGCGAGCTGGGCGAACGGGTGCAGCTGATCGACTTCCTCGACCGCAAAGCCGGCGGCAGTAACGGCATCGTCATATCGACCCATGCGGATGTATTGACCGGCCATGGCCGCGGCTACGGTGTCAGGGAAACGCGCCCGGAAGACTATATCGAGAGCTTCAGCCGCTATATCAAAGAAAACCTGAATAAGATTCCGGCGCTGGAAATCGTCTGCACGCGGCCGAAGGAACTGACGCGCCAGGCGCTGAAAGAACTGAAGATTGAACTGGACCTGCAGGGCTATAATGAAATGAACCTCAACACCGCCTGGCGCAGCTTGAAAAATGAAGACATCGCCGCCGACATCATCAGCTTCATCCGCCAACAGGCGCTGGGCAGGGCGCTCTTAAACCATGAACAGCGGGTGAAAAACGCGGTGGGCAAAGTAAAACAGCTGCGCCCCTGGACCAAGATCCAGCTGGGCTGGCTGGAGCGGATCGAAAAACAGTTGCTGCTCGAGAGCGTCATCGATAAACACATTTTCAACGCCGGCGCATTTAAGAGCCAGGGCGGCTTTGCCAAGATTGACAAAATCTTTGCCGGGCAGCTGGACCAAGTGATCGACGAGATCAATGAACATTTGTATGAAGTGGGCTAG